A region from the Sandaracinus amylolyticus genome encodes:
- a CDS encoding PD40 domain-containing protein: MQFARRSIGALTLVLVALATPACGRVGYQTSSDAASPAIDAAPPDATTSDASWIGIDAGPPVPEACRFGTPEWVGAVATSGQEHGPTITANRRVLCFASNRPGGVGRNDVYCIERAAASAPWGTVTAYPVVNSSADDVDPALTPDGWEMIYASDRAGGAGGLDLYHAEFDSRAYTFLPPTRIDALSTPDHEGGAEVAADGVTIYFTRRPIGGGPTRLYVTRRTGTGLTFDEPTEMAELASEHHDTEPTISADGRTLVWCSDRPVLGRASLSYNLWCAQHDGSAWGPPIFVDGAALDAGDPCSPEFASDGSLFFTSGVLPGASGLDVFRAPPAR, translated from the coding sequence GTGCAGTTCGCGCGGCGATCGATCGGTGCGCTCACGCTCGTGCTCGTGGCGCTCGCCACGCCCGCGTGCGGCCGAGTGGGCTACCAGACGTCCTCCGATGCCGCGTCGCCCGCGATCGACGCGGCACCACCCGACGCGACGACGAGCGATGCGTCGTGGATCGGGATCGACGCCGGTCCCCCAGTGCCGGAGGCTTGTCGCTTCGGCACGCCCGAGTGGGTCGGCGCGGTCGCGACGAGCGGTCAGGAGCACGGCCCGACGATCACCGCGAATCGCCGCGTGCTCTGCTTCGCGTCGAACCGTCCCGGCGGCGTCGGGCGCAACGACGTCTACTGCATCGAGCGCGCGGCCGCGAGCGCCCCGTGGGGAACGGTCACCGCGTACCCCGTCGTCAACTCGAGCGCGGACGACGTCGACCCCGCGCTCACGCCCGACGGCTGGGAGATGATCTACGCGTCCGATCGCGCGGGCGGCGCCGGAGGGCTCGACCTCTATCACGCGGAGTTCGACTCGCGCGCGTACACGTTCCTGCCGCCGACGCGCATCGACGCGCTCAGCACGCCGGATCACGAGGGCGGCGCCGAGGTCGCGGCGGACGGCGTGACGATCTACTTCACGCGCCGGCCGATCGGCGGCGGGCCGACGCGCCTCTACGTCACGCGTCGCACCGGCACCGGGCTCACGTTCGACGAGCCCACCGAGATGGCCGAGCTCGCGAGCGAGCACCACGACACCGAGCCGACGATCTCCGCCGACGGCCGCACGCTGGTGTGGTGCTCCGATCGTCCGGTGCTCGGTCGCGCGTCGCTCTCGTACAACCTCTGGTGCGCGCAGCACGACGGCTCGGCATGGGGTCCTCCGATCTTCGTCGATGGCGCGGCGCTCGATGCGGGCGATCCCTGCTCGCCCGAATTCGCCTCCGACGGCTCGCTCTTCTTCACGAGCGGCGTGCTGCCCGGCGCGTCGGGGCTCGACGTCTTCCGCGCTCCGCCCGCGCGCTGA